The following nucleotide sequence is from Paenibacillus odorifer.
TCTAAGCTTGATTAAGGAATAAATATCGGGGTGCATACCTCGAAATTGGAAGGACCCATCGTTCACGTAATGTGAATGATGGGTCCTTTTTGGTCAGGCTGTGGGAATAAGAGTGATGTTCACTGTGAATTGAAATAATATCAAAAGGGCTTCCAGGCCAGTTTACTGGCAGCAGCATAACGTTCTGAGACGTAAGGCCAGTTAACGACCTTCCACCAATCCTCAATATAATCGGCCCGATTATTCTGATGTTTAAGGTAATAGGCATGCTCCCATACATCCAGAGCCAGTAACGGAACAACGTCCCATTGTGACAGGTTCTGATGTTTCTCCGCAGTCAAAATCTCCAGTCTATGACTGCGTGGACTCCAGACGAGAATAGCCCAGCCGCCACCTTCAACCTTATTCGCAGCTTCTGTGAACTGTTTCTTGAAGTTGTCATAGCTGCCGAAGCTTTGTTCAATGGCTTCCAGTAAGGCTCCAGTTGGACGCCCGCCACCTTGAGGTGACATTACGTTCCAGAAGATTGTATGGAGATAGTGGCCAGCCCCATTAAAGGCTAGCTCCCGTTCCCAATGCTTAACAAGATCGAAATCTCCTTTCTTGCGAGCCTCGGCTAGCTTGTTCTCCGCTTTGTTTAGTCCATCTACATAACTTTGATGGTGTTTATCATGATGAATCCGCATGGTTTTCTCATCGATGTATGGTTCCAGCGCATTATAAGCATAAGGCAATGGAGGCAGTGTATGCCCGCCAATTGGCACAGCACTCATTTCACGAATATCAAGGATAGTATCTGTAGAAGGAATAAGTCCCTCATTCCGCGTGCCATTGTCCTCTTCTGTTCTTACGACATTGTCGGCTGCTGTATAATCTCTCATAATTTGCGTGAGCTGTCCGGGCGAGCTCAGAGTGTGCAGTACGGCAAGGAAATACTCTGATTCGCGAATAATATGCAGGATCACAGTGGTTGCAAGGGGGACGGCTTTGACGGCTGCGCTGCTTTCCATGATGGCAAAAAGCTGCCGAACAAATTCTTGGGATTGGGTACAGGAGATGTGCAGCAGCTTTTCTGTTTCCGCAGTGAGTTCAGCCTGACTTGGTGGAGAAGCAGAGAGGGCAGAATTCAATAACTGTTGAGCGGCCATCTCTGTGGCACCGAAGACCACCGCCCATTCATCCAGCAGTTTAACATAGGGTTCCTCCAGGTTAGGTACGATTGCTTTGATAACCTCGGTATGCTCTTTCTCTTGTGTTTTCCAGAATACGATTTCTTCTAAAATACGTACTGGCAGCATCGGCCCGTATACATATAACATTCCAAGAAAACCTCCCGTGATATGTCTTCATCAGTCCATTATATGTGTGCTCATGATAGCTTATGAAGAGCATAAGAACGCGATAATAATATCGTTGACAACCGTTTGATATGGTGAAATTATACAGGAAAATAAAGGCAATGATACCGAAAGGTACAACCTCGCGAAAAGGAGGGTGTACCTTTTTTTGTCGTGTGGACCGATTAATGAAATCCTTTGGGGTAGTAGAAAAACTTTGAGAAATGAGATGAGGGTATGAACAAGCTTGAGAAGAAACAATTTTATAATCAGCTGTTAAAATTAGCGGTACCGATATCCCTCCAAAGTCTAGTCATGGCGGTGCTGTATTTAGTAGATCAATTGATGGTAGGGCAGCTTGGGGGTGTAGCGATCGCATCGGTTGGTATGGCTAGTAAAATCTATAGCGTGATTTCGGTGGTGCTGGCGGGTCTTGCTACGGGTCTTGCCATATACGCGGCTCAATATTGGGGGAGTAAAGATCGAAAGAGCATCACACCACTACTGGGATTAAGTCTTGGAATTGGCCTGATATTGTCGGGTTCATTTACGATAGTTGTTTTTTTCAACCCTCGGCTATGCCTGTCTATTTTTACAACGGATAAAGAAGTGTTGGAGAAGGGGTACATTTTTCTAAAAATCGTTACCCTCAGTTATATTCCAACGATGTTGACGATGCTCTATTCGGCGGTTCTACGAAGTTCAGGACATGTAAAGTATCCAATGGGTGTGAGCATAGCTGCTGTAGGACTGAATATTATTTTAAACTATGCGCTTATTTTTGGGCATTGGGGGTTTCCAGAGCTTGGACTTGCAGGTGCGGCATATGCAACGTTAATCTCACGTATAGTCGAAAGTACCTTGATCATCGGAGCTGTGTATCGCGGGAAACTGCCGGGTGCCGGAGGAATTAAGGAGCTGAGTTCGTTTTCGAAAGCGCTGTGTATACCTTTTTTAAGAACGATAGCGCCTATTGTTTTAACGGAATTGGTTTGGGTTTTAGGTGAAGCTTGTTATTCCGTAATATATAGCCGTATGGGCACAGCAGAGATGACCGCTATGACAGTGACCTTTCCGCTGCAGGGGTTGACGATTGGACTTCTGGCTGGGCTTTCTGGTGCAGCTGGGATTATGGTCGGACATAAGCTGGGAGAGAATAATAATGCAGGTGCTTTTCAGTATGCTCGTTTTTTTGTTCGAATAGGAGTAGGGATTTCATTGCTGCTTGGTGTTCTTATTGCTGTTCTAGCCCCGCTCTACGTCTCAGCCTTTAACTTAACAGTGGAAGAACGCCGAATGGCCACTTCTGTTATCTGCTTTTTTGCTCTTTTTTTATGGATAAAGGTGGGCAATATGATGATTGCGGGAGGGATTCTGCAGAGTGGTGGCGATAGTAAGTTCGTCTTTATTATGGAAGCCTCCACAACTTGGTTGCTTGGGGTGCCTCTAGGGCTACTGTTGTCATGGGGATGGAAACAGCCTCTTCCCTGGGTATACTTCTTTCTGTCCCTAGAAGAGGCTGTTCGATTGGTTATAGGTTACGTGCGTTTTCGCCGTGGTAAATGGTTGAAGCAACTGACCCATCAGGGGACAGAGGCGGATTGTAGTGCTTAACTAGTTACTTGCCATCGCCGGCTGGTTGCCATTGTAGGTTTTGGCTAGTTGAACATTTCCTAAGAAAGCAGAGACTCGCCGCAAATACTCACGCGGGTGCTCACGGAACAGCAACTCATGATGGCTGCCCTCTACGACCCAGGAATCTGAGAACGGATTGCTTTGGTTCGCGGCCAGCTTTTCTGCAATAGGATAAGGAGCTTTATCATCTTCGGTTCCATGCATGAGTAGAATAGGGAAAGGATAATCTTCGGATTTGACCTTCGCATAAGGAATTTGATTCAGCCCGGTACCGTTCAGAACTGGGAACAGCATTTCCATAATCGCCAGGGAAGGCTGGCGGGGCAGATCAATATTTTGCTTAATATTATGATACAGCGTATCTGGCTCTAACAAAAAGGTGCTGTCCAGAATCATCGCGTCAATGTCCTCTGATACTAATCCTGTTTGCAGTGCTGTGCCTGCTCCCATGGAGAAGCCCCATACAACTAACTCCTCAGCTCCACGTTCCTTAGCAAAATCAATAGCGCCTAGAAGCTGCTGGGATTCTTTTTTACCCCCGGTTGCAATATCCTTGTTGCCTTGGGCAGCAAAGCCGTAATCAAACATCACGACATTGAAATTCAGACTGTGTGCATAGTGAGCGAGATCGTACATAGGTACCCAAGATTCTTCACGGTTGGCGCCATAGCCATGGCTGAACACGATCGTTTTGGTAGCCCCTTCGGAGGGAATATACCAGCCGCTCATCATTCGACTGCCGTCTTTAGCTGGAAACGTCACATCCTCGTATGCGAGACCTTTGGCCTGCATGGGATTGGAATACAGAGGTGCGACCGTTGGATTAGATAATACCCAGGCGATATAGCCATGAAGTGAGACAAAGCAGAAGGCTAAAAAGAAAAAAATAGATAATAGCAGTGCAACGATAATATGCTTCACACGAATCATCCGCAGCGATAGCCGGGACGAACTGCCTTGTTTAGGTAGTTTAGGTCGACGGGAGACGGTTGTGCCGGTTTGGCGAGTTGCCAGATCCATATGGTCCCCTCCTAAGAATGAAGTGAGTACTAGTGCCTAGAAGAATTTGTAAAAATGATTCTAAAGCATCAGTAGATAATTTAATATGTTAATCGTATGAAAAAGCCCTTACAAAGTCAATGAATTAGACGCTTTTGTAATGTAACTGTAAAGTGCAGCCCAACCTTTTCCGGCACATTTTTGGCACAACTCCGGAGGAGTGAATATACTGGACTTTCCATAGAGTTTTGCACTAAGATAGAGTTAGTTATAATGTAACCGAGTTTCATTTGATGAAACACGAGGGGGAGATTGTCATGGAGGACCGAAAGCTTACAGTGCGTGCGGTAGAACGTGCGCTTGATATATTGCTTTGTTTTACGCAGGACAGAGATTTAGGGTTGACGGAGATCGCTTCAAAGATTGATTTACATAAAAGTACCGTCCATCGGCTGCTGGCAACCTTGGAGGAAAAGGGCTTCCTCATTCGTAATCCGGCCACTGAGAAATACAGCCTGGGTATACGAATTTGGGAATTGTCTACGCATTTGCCTGCTTTTGATGAGTCGGCTGCGGTATTGTTGCCGTCAATGGAACGGCTGCGGGATCGGCTAGGGGAGACCGTTAGTTTATACTTACGCGACGGCATAGAACGTGTGCGGATTCAGGCGGTTCAGAGTCAGCAGGCCATACGGCGAGTGGCGCAGATCGGTGCGAGATTGCCTTTATCTGTGGGCGCATCAAGTAAAGTGCTGGCAGCCTATGCTCCTCCAGAGGTGCTGAAAGAATTGCTGGAGAGTTCGGGATGGCCGGACTACGTTGAGAAGGATGTCTATCAAGAGCAGCTTAATGACATTATCCGGCTCGGATATGCCACCAGTTTCGAGGAACGCGAGCCCGGCGCGGCCGCGGTGGCGGTGCCTGTTACGGGGCGCAGTGGAAATGTGATCGCGGCGTTATCACTGTCAGGTCCAGTAAGTCGCCTATCAAGGGATACGTTAGTGGAATATGCCGCGGTACTGAAGGAAGCGGCTAGTGAAATGGGCATGATGATTCCTTAATTCGCTGGCTGACACATATAAGAAACTAAGCAGCGATCTCTCCGTTACTGGAGGATCGCTGTTTTGATGTTTTGGGGAGGGATGCTTAGTCGATTGTGGGTAAAGTGGCAGGAAACGATGGCTTGATGGCTAACTGACGGGTAATTGATGGGATGATAGATGCGTAACTGACGGCTAATCAACAGCTAACTGATGACTAACTAACGGCTAACGGCTCCCCCACCTTGCGTTTGTATGGTGAGCTTCAGTGAATATACGTACCTTTGGGAGCCTCAGTAACTCGTAATGCTGAGGCACGAGCGTTTGAACCCAGGGCCTAGATAGGCAGAGGGACGGAGGGGAGGGAGGGTAGAGAAACCACCACGAACCCACGAGCCAACGAACCCACGAGCCAACGAACCCACGAGCCAATGAACCTACGAGCCAACGAGCCAACGAACTCACGAGCCAACGAACCCACGAACCCACGAACCCACGAACCCACGAACTCACGAACCCACGAGCCAATGAACCCACGAACTCACGAACCCACGAACCCACGAACCCAAGAGCCTATGAACTCACGAACCCACGAACCCACGAGCCCACGAGCCTATGAACTCACGAACCCACGAGTCAATGAACCCACGAACCAATGAACTCATGAACTCATGAACTCACGAACCCACGAACTCACGAACTCACGAACCCACGAACCCACGAACCCACGAGCCAACGAACTCACGAACCCACGAGCCAATGAACTCACGAACCCACGAGCCAATGAACTCACGAACCCACGAGTCAATGAACCCACGAACCAATGAACTCATGAACTCATGAACTCACGAACTCACGAACCCACGAGTCAACGAACCCACGAGCCAATGAACCAACGAACCCACGAACCCACGAACCCACGAACCCACGAACCCACGAACCCACGTATCTCATAACTCGTACACAAGTAATCTCGGGTTGTTATTTAGATCTTCCCTGAGGCTTCCGGACTCAGAAGACGCTATTTGCCCATTTAAAGCCTTTTGTGCATAGTTTCGGACCCCAGTGCAGCTATTCGACCCAAACGGGAACCTTTAGTGTGTTTTTCATGCCAATAGCGACTATGGAGTCCGATCGCACGCCAAAAGTCGGATAATCGAGCGTATAGGGTCATCTGGGTCCGATAGCGCGGAATCCTAGGCGTCTCCTGAGGCGTGCGGACTCAGGGGACGCTATTTGCGAATTTACAGCCAGTTTGGCAGAGTTTCGGACCCCAGTGCAGCTATTCGACCAAAACGGGAACCTTTAATGTGTTTTTCATGCCAATAGCGACTATGGAGTCCGATCACACGCCAAAAGTCGGATAATCGAGCGTATAGAGTCATCTGGGTCCGATAGCGCGGAATTCTAAGCGTCCCCTGAGACGTGCGGACTCAGGGGACGCTATTTGCGAATTTACAGCCAGTTTGGCATAGTTTCGGACCCCAGTGCAGCTATTCGACCAAAACGGAAACCTTTAGTATGTTTTTCATGCCAATAGCGACTATGGAGTCCGATCACACGCCAAAAGTCGGATAATCGAGCGTATAGAGTCATCTAAGTCCGACAGCACGCCAAATATCGGATAATCCAGCGTATAAGGTCAGCTAGGTCCGATAGCGCCGAATCCTACTGATGCCCGAGGCTTACAGGTCCCGAAGTCGGATATAGCTACGTTAAAGCCGGCTGATTCCGTAAGTTGTCCGTGAATTGCTTCGAGCTGCTCCTATGCGCGAATATCATCGAATCAAACGACGCTTGGAGTTTGGAACCAGCAACGCAGCAATGGTGAAGATCCAAAAGACAAGGGCACCCCACCCGCCACAAATTGGCTGCTGGAACCACCCCATAAAAAAGGGACTGCTCACAGCCACTCATGGCCGTGAAACAGTCCCTTTTTAAGTTACTTTAAATCTATTCTACTGACACCGCGGAAGAGTCTGTAGCATCTGCCAGCATCTGGCGAAGAACAGTCTGCAGGATACCACCGTTGCGATAGTAATCAATATCGACTGTGCTGTCGAGTCTTGCAATGACAGGGAAATCAAATTGTGTGCCGTCTTCACGGGTAGCCGTGACAGTTAGCTCTTGACTTGGTGCCACGTTGTTATCGAGACCAGTAATGTTGAAGGTCTCGCGTCCGGTCAGTCCCAAGCTGCTCCAGCCGTGGCCTTCTTGGAATTGAAGTGGGAGTACACCCATACCGACCAGATTGCTGCGGTGAATCCGCTCAAAGCTTTCAGCGATAACTGCTTTAACGCCAAGCAGAAGCGTACCCTTAGCTGCCCAGTCACGTGAGCTTCCTGTACCGTACTCCTTACCAGCGATGACGATCAGATTTTGTCCAGCATCCTGATAGAGCATGGAAGCATCATAGATGGACATAACCTCGTCGCTTGGCAAGAAGGTAGTAACGCCGCCTTCCGTACCAGGAGCTACTGCGTTACGAATCCGAATGTTAGCGAACGTACCGCGCATCATGACTTCGTGGTTTCCGCGGCGGGAGCCGTAGGAGTTGAAGTCTGCACGTTCTACACCATGATCGCGCAAATATTCGCCAGCAGGACCAGAGGTAGAGATATTACCCGCTGGTGAGATATGGTCGGTTGTCACGGAATCAGCAAGCAGCGCTAGAACGCGTGCATCTTTGATATCCTTGATGTCTCCCAGACCGTCTGCCAGATGTTCGAAGAATGGCGGATTCTGGATGTACGTGGAATTATCATCCCACTCATACAGCTCGCCTTGCGGAACAGGAATCGAATTCCAACGTTCGTTAGCGGTGAATACATTTTCGTATTTGCTACGGAACATCTCCGGACTAAGGGAGAGACCAATGGCTTCACGAATTTCAGCAGTGGTTGGCCAGATATCTTTCAGGAATACTGGCTCACCTTGTGGATCAAATCCAAGTGGCTCAGTCTGCAAATCGATATTTACTGTACCAGCCAGTGCGTAAGCAACTACGAGCGGCGGTGAAGCCAAGTAGTTTGCTTTTACCTGAGCATGTACGCGGCCTTCAAAGTTCCGGTTACCGGAGATGACTGCGGCTACGGTCATGTCATTGTCAGTAATGGCTTGACTAACTTCTTCAGGCAATGGACCGGAGTTACCGATACAAGTGGCACAGCCATAACCAGCCAAGTAGAATCCTAATGCTTCGAGTGGCTTCAGCAAGTCTGCTTTTTGCAGGTATTCAGTAACCACCAAGGATCCTGGAGTCAAGCTGCTCTTAACGTAAGCTGGTTTTGTCAGACCACGTTCCACAGCTTTTTTCGCCAAAAGACCTGCTCCAAGCATAACGCTAGGGTTAGAAGTATTCGTACAGCTAGTAATAGCTGCGATTACGACTGCACCTGTGCTGAGCTTGCTAGTGGTATCGTTTTTGTGCTGTACTTCTACGACTTGAGCGATTTTCTCATCGCTGAGACCATAACCGCCTTTGTCTACAGGTGTACGGATAATGCCTTCGAAATTTTCCTTCATATGCGTAAGTTCGATCCGGTCTTGCGGACGTTTTGGTCCAGCCAAGCTAGGAACGACAGAAGCTAAGTCAAGCTCAATCACATCGCTGAACTCAGGGTCTGGCGTATCCGAGGTACGGAACATCCCTTGTGCTTTGTAATAAGATTCAACCAACGCCACCAGATCATCCGGACGTCCAGTGCTGCGAAGATAAGCGAGTGTCTCGTCATCTACAGGGAAGAAACCGATAGTTGCTCCGTATTCTGGCGCCATGTTGGCAACAGTTGCCCGGTCAGCCAGACTGATGTTAGCAAGGCCGGGTCCGTAGAATTCGACGAATTTGCCGACTACGCCTTTTTTACGCAACATTTCAGTTACTGTCAGTGCCAAATCCGTTGCTGTAGCCCCTTCGATAAG
It contains:
- a CDS encoding Fe-Mn family superoxide dismutase, yielding MLYVYGPMLPVRILEEIVFWKTQEKEHTEVIKAIVPNLEEPYVKLLDEWAVVFGATEMAAQQLLNSALSASPPSQAELTAETEKLLHISCTQSQEFVRQLFAIMESSAAVKAVPLATTVILHIIRESEYFLAVLHTLSSPGQLTQIMRDYTAADNVVRTEEDNGTRNEGLIPSTDTILDIREMSAVPIGGHTLPPLPYAYNALEPYIDEKTMRIHHDKHHQSYVDGLNKAENKLAEARKKGDFDLVKHWERELAFNGAGHYLHTIFWNVMSPQGGGRPTGALLEAIEQSFGSYDNFKKQFTEAANKVEGGGWAILVWSPRSHRLEILTAEKHQNLSQWDVVPLLALDVWEHAYYLKHQNNRADYIEDWWKVVNWPYVSERYAAASKLAWKPF
- a CDS encoding MATE family efflux transporter; amino-acid sequence: MNKLEKKQFYNQLLKLAVPISLQSLVMAVLYLVDQLMVGQLGGVAIASVGMASKIYSVISVVLAGLATGLAIYAAQYWGSKDRKSITPLLGLSLGIGLILSGSFTIVVFFNPRLCLSIFTTDKEVLEKGYIFLKIVTLSYIPTMLTMLYSAVLRSSGHVKYPMGVSIAAVGLNIILNYALIFGHWGFPELGLAGAAYATLISRIVESTLIIGAVYRGKLPGAGGIKELSSFSKALCIPFLRTIAPIVLTELVWVLGEACYSVIYSRMGTAEMTAMTVTFPLQGLTIGLLAGLSGAAGIMVGHKLGENNNAGAFQYARFFVRIGVGISLLLGVLIAVLAPLYVSAFNLTVEERRMATSVICFFALFLWIKVGNMMIAGGILQSGGDSKFVFIMEASTTWLLGVPLGLLLSWGWKQPLPWVYFFLSLEEAVRLVIGYVRFRRGKWLKQLTHQGTEADCSA
- a CDS encoding alpha/beta hydrolase translates to MDLATRQTGTTVSRRPKLPKQGSSSRLSLRMIRVKHIIVALLLSIFFFLAFCFVSLHGYIAWVLSNPTVAPLYSNPMQAKGLAYEDVTFPAKDGSRMMSGWYIPSEGATKTIVFSHGYGANREESWVPMYDLAHYAHSLNFNVVMFDYGFAAQGNKDIATGGKKESQQLLGAIDFAKERGAEELVVWGFSMGAGTALQTGLVSEDIDAMILDSTFLLEPDTLYHNIKQNIDLPRQPSLAIMEMLFPVLNGTGLNQIPYAKVKSEDYPFPILLMHGTEDDKAPYPIAEKLAANQSNPFSDSWVVEGSHHELLFREHPREYLRRVSAFLGNVQLAKTYNGNQPAMASN
- a CDS encoding IclR family transcriptional regulator, coding for MEDRKLTVRAVERALDILLCFTQDRDLGLTEIASKIDLHKSTVHRLLATLEEKGFLIRNPATEKYSLGIRIWELSTHLPAFDESAAVLLPSMERLRDRLGETVSLYLRDGIERVRIQAVQSQQAIRRVAQIGARLPLSVGASSKVLAAYAPPEVLKELLESSGWPDYVEKDVYQEQLNDIIRLGYATSFEEREPGAAAVAVPVTGRSGNVIAALSLSGPVSRLSRDTLVEYAAVLKEAASEMGMMIP
- the acnA gene encoding aconitate hydratase AcnA, which produces MPSKDHFSLARTLESGGKSYRYYDLKSLEEQGLGSISSLPFSIKVLLEAAVRQFDGRAITEEHVKQLADWSGDIDRNKEIPFIPARIVLQDFTGVPVVVDLAAMRDTVKKAGGDPKQINPLVPVDLVIDHSVMVDAFGTADALEYNMNVEFERNEERYRFLRWAQTAFNNFRAVPPATGIVHQVNLEYLASVATTKTIDGETVVYPDSLVGTDSHTTMINGLGVVGWGVGGIEAEAGMLGQPLYFVTPDVVGFKLTGSLIEGATATDLALTVTEMLRKKGVVGKFVEFYGPGLANISLADRATVANMAPEYGATIGFFPVDDETLAYLRSTGRPDDLVALVESYYKAQGMFRTSDTPDPEFSDVIELDLASVVPSLAGPKRPQDRIELTHMKENFEGIIRTPVDKGGYGLSDEKIAQVVEVQHKNDTTSKLSTGAVVIAAITSCTNTSNPSVMLGAGLLAKKAVERGLTKPAYVKSSLTPGSLVVTEYLQKADLLKPLEALGFYLAGYGCATCIGNSGPLPEEVSQAITDNDMTVAAVISGNRNFEGRVHAQVKANYLASPPLVVAYALAGTVNIDLQTEPLGFDPQGEPVFLKDIWPTTAEIREAIGLSLSPEMFRSKYENVFTANERWNSIPVPQGELYEWDDNSTYIQNPPFFEHLADGLGDIKDIKDARVLALLADSVTTDHISPAGNISTSGPAGEYLRDHGVERADFNSYGSRRGNHEVMMRGTFANIRIRNAVAPGTEGGVTTFLPSDEVMSIYDASMLYQDAGQNLIVIAGKEYGTGSSRDWAAKGTLLLGVKAVIAESFERIHRSNLVGMGVLPLQFQEGHGWSSLGLTGRETFNITGLDNNVAPSQELTVTATREDGTQFDFPVIARLDSTVDIDYYRNGGILQTVLRQMLADATDSSAVSVE